One Pseudoliparis swirei isolate HS2019 ecotype Mariana Trench unplaced genomic scaffold, NWPU_hadal_v1 hadal_26, whole genome shotgun sequence DNA segment encodes these proteins:
- the LOC130191095 gene encoding uncharacterized protein LOC130191095 isoform X1 — MEMIILILACFTIVVCAVPVPSRVLPPLLSQGGVTQAQRVVEATNQLPDAQTSGPGGPQQPQPGVPQQPQPRGPQQPQPGGPQQPQPGVPQQPQPGVPQQPQPGGPQQQGSMGGGQLLPPTQHYTWPPLGGSPINLRLQPSFDGSQPANQPILPQQPLVVLFFQILSPYRYIPLFSSPYGNQLFSPNGFPLILDSPLPQTPANPPPNSPGAPADPPSADPPSGAAPQQVQQQQNPHIVFMLQHPKAAPLGSLSSEELQMAARLGQLGVYLTTMLTNSPAGTVQPVSQAAGLVNPEQQSAGPTLGASLAGVQPTQGPVSSGPQLSTNRFPSGVEATVKAPIQEPLVCDCSNRQREQTTL, encoded by the exons ATGGAAATGATTATCTTAATCCTGGCATGTTTTACCATCGTGGTGTGTGCAGTACCA GTCCCTTCGCGTGTCCTTCCTCCCTTGCTTTCTCAAGGAGGGGTCACTCAAGCTCAAAGAGTTGTTGAAGCCACAAACCAGCTGCCTGACGCTCAGACGTCGGGCCCTGGGGGCCCTCAGCAGCCACAGCCCGGGGTCCCTCAGCAGCCACAGCCCAGGGGCCCTCAGCAGCCACAGCCCGGGGGCCCTCAGCAGCCACAGCCCGGGGTCCCTCAGCAGCCACAGCCCGGGGTCCCTCAGCAGCCACAGCCCGGGGGCCCTCAGCAGCAGGGTTCCATGGGAGGGGGCCAGCTGCTGCCTCCCACGCAACATTATACATGGcctccactagggggcagtccAATAAACCTTCGTCTGCAGCCAAGCTTTGACGGATCCCAGCCTGCTAACCAGCCAATACTTCCACAGCAGCCTCTG gttgttcttttcttccagattctctctccttatagatacATCCCACTTTTCTCATCTCCCTATGGGAATCAACTG TTCTCCCCAAATGGATTCCCACTGATCCTTGATTCACCTCTTCCACAAACGCCAGCAAATCCACCACCGAACAGTCCGGGGGCACCTGCAGATCCTCCTTCTGCAGATCCTCCTTCTGGAGCTGCTCCTCAGCAAGTGCAGCAACAACAG AATCCCCACATTGTGTTCATGCTCCAGCATCCCAAG GCCGCTCCGCTTGGCAGTCTTAGctcagaggagcttcag ATGGCAGCTAGATTGGGCCAGCTGGGTGTCTACCTGACCACTATGCTCACAAACTCGCCTGCAGGAACAGTTCAGCCTGTGAGCCAGGCTGCTGGGCTCGTAAACCCAGAGCAGCAAAGCGCTGGGCCGACGTTGGGGGCCTCCTTGGCTGGCGTCCAACCGACACAGGGGCCAGTCAGCTCTGGACCACAGCTGAGCACCAACAGGTTCCCTTCGGGTGTGGAGGCGACTGTGAAAGCCCCCATTCAAGAACCGCTGGTCTGTGACTGCAGCAACCGCCAGAGAGAACAGACAACACTCTGA
- the LOC130191095 gene encoding proline-rich protein HaeIII subfamily 1-like isoform X2, giving the protein MEMIILILACFTIVVCAVPVPSRVLPPLLSQGGVTQAQRVVEATNQLPDAQTSGPGGPQQPQPGVPQQPQPRGPQQPQPGGPQQPQPGVPQQPQPGVPQQPQPGGPQQQGSMGGGQLLPPTQHYTWPPLGGSPINLRLQPSFDGSQPANQPILPQQPLILSPYRYIPLFSSPYGNQLFSPNGFPLILDSPLPQTPANPPPNSPGAPADPPSADPPSGAAPQQVQQQQNPHIVFMLQHPKAAPLGSLSSEELQMAARLGQLGVYLTTMLTNSPAGTVQPVSQAAGLVNPEQQSAGPTLGASLAGVQPTQGPVSSGPQLSTNRFPSGVEATVKAPIQEPLVCDCSNRQREQTTL; this is encoded by the exons ATGGAAATGATTATCTTAATCCTGGCATGTTTTACCATCGTGGTGTGTGCAGTACCA GTCCCTTCGCGTGTCCTTCCTCCCTTGCTTTCTCAAGGAGGGGTCACTCAAGCTCAAAGAGTTGTTGAAGCCACAAACCAGCTGCCTGACGCTCAGACGTCGGGCCCTGGGGGCCCTCAGCAGCCACAGCCCGGGGTCCCTCAGCAGCCACAGCCCAGGGGCCCTCAGCAGCCACAGCCCGGGGGCCCTCAGCAGCCACAGCCCGGGGTCCCTCAGCAGCCACAGCCCGGGGTCCCTCAGCAGCCACAGCCCGGGGGCCCTCAGCAGCAGGGTTCCATGGGAGGGGGCCAGCTGCTGCCTCCCACGCAACATTATACATGGcctccactagggggcagtccAATAAACCTTCGTCTGCAGCCAAGCTTTGACGGATCCCAGCCTGCTAACCAGCCAATACTTCCACAGCAGCCTCTG attctctctccttatagatacATCCCACTTTTCTCATCTCCCTATGGGAATCAACTG TTCTCCCCAAATGGATTCCCACTGATCCTTGATTCACCTCTTCCACAAACGCCAGCAAATCCACCACCGAACAGTCCGGGGGCACCTGCAGATCCTCCTTCTGCAGATCCTCCTTCTGGAGCTGCTCCTCAGCAAGTGCAGCAACAACAG AATCCCCACATTGTGTTCATGCTCCAGCATCCCAAG GCCGCTCCGCTTGGCAGTCTTAGctcagaggagcttcag ATGGCAGCTAGATTGGGCCAGCTGGGTGTCTACCTGACCACTATGCTCACAAACTCGCCTGCAGGAACAGTTCAGCCTGTGAGCCAGGCTGCTGGGCTCGTAAACCCAGAGCAGCAAAGCGCTGGGCCGACGTTGGGGGCCTCCTTGGCTGGCGTCCAACCGACACAGGGGCCAGTCAGCTCTGGACCACAGCTGAGCACCAACAGGTTCCCTTCGGGTGTGGAGGCGACTGTGAAAGCCCCCATTCAAGAACCGCTGGTCTGTGACTGCAGCAACCGCCAGAGAGAACAGACAACACTCTGA